The proteins below are encoded in one region of Brassica napus cultivar Da-Ae chromosome A6, Da-Ae, whole genome shotgun sequence:
- the LOC106348683 gene encoding probable histone H2A.5: MESSSPAAAKPARGAGGRKGGDRKKSVSKSAKAGLQFPVGRISRYLKKGRYAIRYGAGAPVYLAAVLEYLAAEVLELAGNAARDNKKNRINPRHLCLAIRNDEELGKLLHGVTIASGGVLPNINPVLLPKRSASQTEKPEKAAKAAKSPKKA, encoded by the exons ATGGAGTCGTCGTCACCAGCAGCAGCGAAGCCGGCGAGAGGCGCAGGAGGAAGGAAAGGAGGAGATCGGAAGAAGAGTGTTTCCAAGTCGGCCAAGGCTGGTCTTCAGTTCCCCGTCGGTCGTATCTCTCGTTACTTGAAGAAAGGTCGTTACGCGATCAGGTACGGCGCCGGTGCTCCCGTTTACCTCGCCGCCGTTCTCGAGTACCTCGCCGCCGAG GTTCTGGAGCTTGCGGGGAACGCAGCGAGGGATAATAAGAAGAACAGGATAAACCCGAGGCATCTCTGCTTGGCGATAAGGAACGATGAGGAATTGGGGAAGTTGCTCCACGGAGTCACAATCGCGAGCGGTGGAGTTCTTCCGAACATCAACCCGGTTCTTCTTCCGAAGAGATCCGCATCTCAAACTGAGAAGCCTGAGAAAGCAGCTAAAGCTGCTAAATCTCCCAAGAAGGCTTAA
- the LOC106407376 gene encoding putative protease Do-like 14 — MMNLLRRAVSSSKRSSLLRIVAVAAATSGVVYDTDTGTRISVAIPEPFKISQSLIHRTEQSLFGNLAAFSARVSPKPEAAASNDEKRVPVEDSDSVKPPSGGFLGRDTIANAAARIGPAVVNLSVPQGFHGITTGKSIGSGTIIDADGTILTCAHVVVDFQSIRQSSKGRVDVTLQDGRTFEGVVLNADLQSDIALVKINSKTPLPTAKLGFSSKLRPGDWVIAVGCPLSLQNTITAGIVSCVDRKSSDLGLRGTGREYLQTDCAINAGNSGGPLVNLDGEVIGVNIMKVLAADGLGFSVPIDSVSKIIEHFKKSGRVIRPWIGLKMIELNKMIIAQLKERYPMFPDVEKGILVPTVIPGSPADRAGFKPGDVVVRFDGKPVETIKELIEIMDDRVGQRIRVVVERSSKETVTLEVIPEEANPDM; from the exons ATGATGAATTTGCTG AGAAGAGCCGTCTCATCTTCTAAGCGAAGCTCGCTTCTTCGCATCGTCGCTGTTGCTGCCGCTACTTCTGGAGTTGTATATGATACAGATACAG GAACGAGAATATCAGTGGCTATCCCAGAACCTTTTAAGATCTCACAGAGTTTGATTCATCGCACAGAGCAAAGCTTGTTTG GAAATTTGGCGGCGTTTTCTGCCAGAGTTAGTCCAAAACCAGAAGCAGCTGCAAGTAATGATGAGAAGAGAGTTCCTGTTGAAGATTCGGATAGTGTGAAACCACCGAGCGGTGGGTTCTTGGGGAGGGATACAATCGCCAATGCGGCTGCAAGAATTGGACCAGCTGTTGTCAATCTTTCTGTTCCTCAAG gatTTCATGGGATTACTACTGGAAAGAGTATCGGTTCTGGAACGATCATTGACGCTGATGGCACAATATTGACTTGTGCTCACGTTGTAGTCGATTTTCAGAGCATTCGCCAGTCATCTAAAGGAAGG GTTGATGTGACACTGCAAGATGGTAGGACGTTTGAAGGTGTGGTGCTGAATGCTGATTTACAGTCTGACATTGCATTAGTGAAGATAAACTCAAAGACTCCATTGCCAACTGCTAAACTTGGTTTCTCGAGTAAGCTTCGTCCAGGGGACTGGGTAATAGCTGTCGGCTGTCCTCTTTCTCTTCAGAATACAATAACCGCCGGTATCGTTAG CTGTGTTGATCGCAAAAGCAGTGATTTGGGTTTAAGAGGCACAGGTAGAGAATACCTCCAAACAGACTGTGCCATCAATGCT GGAAACTCAGGCGGGCCTCTTGTGAATTTGGACGGAGAAGTGATCGGTGTTAACATCATGAAAGTCTTAGCTGCAGATGGGCTCGGCTTCTCTGTGCCAATTGATTCAGTCTCCAAAATTATCGAGCATTTCAAGAAAAGCGG TAGAGTAATTCGTCCATGGATTGGGCTAAAAATGATCGAACTCAACAAAATGATCATTGCTCAGCTTAAAGAACGATACCCGATGTTTCCTGATGTGGAAAAAGGCATTCTTGTCCCTACG GTGATTCCAGGAtcaccagctgatcgagctggaTTCAAACCAGGTGATGTTGTTGTGAGATTTGACGGCAAGCCGGTCGAGACCATCAAAGAG TTAATAGAGATAATGGACGATAGAGTTGGGCAGCGGATCCGAGTAGTAGTGGAAAGATCAAGTAAAGAAACGGTCACACTAGAAGTCATTCCTGAGGAGGCTAATCCAGACATGTGA